A DNA window from Impatiens glandulifera chromosome 7, dImpGla2.1, whole genome shotgun sequence contains the following coding sequences:
- the LOC124946185 gene encoding putative invertase inhibitor, translating to MNQKIPQIFINITLTTILLFIHNVVVKSSHLGGPDMINSTCSQCADTSASLDYNFCQTSLQPIPVSHVTNLPGLGIVAMELSIKNATSTVTAIENFLAGKERLEPFVVACLEDCLELYIEGATMMLDAIGAFYSERYHVANLLVSAAMEGATTCEDGFGEREGVASPLSKQNYDFFQLSDVALCIIKLVTMASRHDHDH from the coding sequence atgaatCAGAAAATTCCCCAGATCTTCATTAATATAACCTTAACAACAATATTATTGTTCATCCACAATGTAGTAGTAAAAAGCTCCCATCTGGGCGGCCCCGACATGATCAACTCAACATGTTCCCAATGCGCCGACACCTCAGCATCCCTAGACTACAACTTCTGCCAAACCTCACTCCAACCAATCCCAGTCAGCCATGTCACCAACCTCCCAGGATTAGGTATAGTGGCCATGGAACTCTCAATCAAGAACGCCACCTCCACCGTGACCGCGATTGAGAACTTTTTAGCTGGAAAAGAGCGTTTGGAGCCGTTCGTGGTTGCATGTCTTGAGGACTGTCTCGAACTCTACATAGAAGGTGCTACGATGATGCTTGATGCTATTGGGGCTTTCTATTCTGAGCGATACCATGTTGCGAACTTGCTTGTGAGTGCTGCAATGGAAGGAGCTACCACTTGTGAAGATGGGTTTGGGGAAAGAGAAGGAGTGGCGTCGCCGTTGTCGAAACAGAATTATGATTTCTTTCAGCTTAGTGATGTTGCTTTGTGCATTATTAAGCTTGTTACCATGGCATCAAGGCATGACCATGATCATTAA